One Symbiobacterium terraclitae genomic region harbors:
- a CDS encoding response regulator transcription factor — translation MQQPQILVADDEPELIEILTDYLEAEGYGVVGVETGEEAVARVQAGAFDCVVLDVMLPGMSGFEVCRRIRSVSDVPILFLSARSEDADKIRGLGLGGDDYVTKPFSPPEVVARVKALLRRYRREPAAEQGVLTFGPLRIDARGYRVWRDGREVAMTAKELELLLFLARHPGQVFSREQLYDRVWGDFGDPRTVTVHINRIREKIEPDPARPRFIQTVRGIGYRFEGEPQ, via the coding sequence GTGCAGCAGCCGCAGATCCTCGTGGCCGACGACGAGCCTGAACTCATCGAGATCCTTACCGACTACCTCGAGGCCGAGGGGTACGGGGTCGTCGGCGTGGAGACCGGGGAGGAGGCGGTGGCCCGGGTGCAGGCCGGCGCGTTCGACTGCGTGGTGCTGGACGTGATGCTGCCCGGCATGAGCGGCTTCGAGGTCTGCCGGCGGATCCGGTCCGTGAGCGACGTGCCGATCCTCTTCCTCAGCGCCCGCAGCGAGGACGCCGACAAGATCCGCGGCCTCGGCCTGGGCGGCGACGACTACGTCACCAAGCCCTTCAGCCCCCCGGAGGTGGTGGCCCGTGTGAAGGCGCTGCTGCGCCGCTACCGGAGGGAGCCCGCCGCCGAGCAGGGGGTCCTGACCTTCGGGCCCCTGCGCATCGACGCCCGCGGCTACCGGGTCTGGCGGGACGGCCGGGAGGTGGCGATGACGGCGAAGGAGCTGGAGCTCTTGCTCTTCCTGGCCCGTCACCCCGGGCAGGTCTTCAGCCGGGAGCAGCTCTACGACCGGGTGTGGGGCGACTTCGGCGACCCCCGCACGGTGACGGTGCACATCAACCGGATCCGGGAGAAGATCGAGCCCGACCCGGCCCGGCCGCGGTTCATCCAGACGGTGCGGGGCATCGGATACCGGTTCGAGGGGGAGCCGCAATGA
- a CDS encoding ABC transporter ATP-binding protein, with the protein MEVIVAQGLRRRFGRVEAVRGVDLAVRRGECLGLLGHNGAGKSTTIRLLLGLIRPTAGQALLFGRPAGHPAVRARVGYSPETPHFYPFLTARETLDFFRKLSGLRPGQADLDGILALVGLAGAARQRVGGFSKGMVQRLAVAAALVGDPEVLFLDEPSSGLDPSGRVAMRGLIRRLKESGRTIFLNTHIVSDVAQVADRVAIMKAGRVVAVEPPAGDLEARFLSLMEGGETDGVGA; encoded by the coding sequence ATGGAGGTGATCGTCGCACAGGGGCTCCGCCGCCGCTTCGGGCGGGTGGAGGCCGTGCGGGGGGTCGACCTGGCCGTCCGCCGGGGCGAGTGCCTGGGCCTCCTGGGGCACAACGGCGCCGGCAAGAGCACCACGATCCGGCTCCTGCTGGGGCTGATCCGGCCGACGGCGGGGCAGGCGCTGCTCTTCGGCCGGCCGGCGGGCCACCCGGCGGTGCGCGCCCGGGTAGGATACTCGCCGGAGACGCCCCACTTCTACCCCTTCCTCACCGCCCGGGAGACGCTGGACTTCTTCCGGAAGCTGAGCGGGCTGAGGCCCGGCCAGGCGGACCTGGACGGCATCCTGGCGCTGGTGGGCCTCGCCGGCGCGGCCCGGCAGCGGGTGGGCGGCTTCAGCAAGGGGATGGTCCAGCGGCTGGCGGTGGCTGCGGCCCTGGTGGGCGACCCGGAGGTGCTGTTCCTGGACGAGCCCAGCTCCGGCCTGGACCCGTCCGGGCGGGTGGCCATGCGGGGCCTCATCCGGCGCCTGAAGGAGTCGGGCAGGACGATCTTCCTGAACACCCACATCGTGAGCGACGTCGCGCAGGTCGCCGACCGGGTGGCCATCATGAAGGCGGGCCGGGTGGTCGCGGTGGAGCCGCCGGCAGGCGACCTGGAGGCGCGGTTCCTTTCCCTGATGGAAGGGGGTGAGACCGATGGCGTTGGTGCTTAA
- a CDS encoding ABC transporter permease, which yields MALVLNVVREGLRNRSLYLLAGVGLLLMFLLLVSSGGTVRDAAGNDLLADAAGAMRVGFALAGFLGALVAVVLSMNTIPREFERGTAELLLVRPLPRWRIGAGFLVGNILSGWLFLLALVVPLFPALTVRGGGDQLPDLLLALPGLLLNVALTAAVTTVLSVWLPGPAAGFLGLLAYVLGAFGPELAALLALTDAWWAPLARTALALVPPTGAVSASVLQRFAPGGLVDPRPLLGGLLYLWASAGVTAAWFGWREVSRRAALLFLGAGLVLTAALAAAPDPRGWTAEDTALLEAALRRSERAADLFPGWAPQETPILLTKGPVNYLVNFPAHAATPPGRPVDAGTLRVVRLDRPEVPVVANGVVQVNGRPVALVAGRRQLERALGGLEAGAALAGALEPGAGPGGGEAELLKGLLRTGDGQALTDEAYIGAVVHEAFHVYQIPVLERWTAGWGEAHAQERLWGEVYRDPENNRLQNREAAYLLEAVRAAAGVGTAGSDEGVEAARSGAGSGSSVGAVGAGAGAGAVGTGSGTGVGAVGASSGAGVGAVGADSSTGVGAVGAGSGAGVGAMSAGSSAGLGAVHTDAGAGVAATDASAGVAATDASADVEAVRAAAAGFLAVRAERAAYWRARLGPAAADPLLEVERLYEWLEGLARYVQAHVEEAGLEALMEELASPVESGPVRNRVYRLGAAQALVLDRLSPGWRPAAMQGTSLEALLRAAVGE from the coding sequence ATGGCGTTGGTGCTTAACGTCGTGCGCGAGGGGCTGCGGAACCGCTCGCTCTACCTCCTGGCCGGCGTCGGGCTCCTCCTGATGTTCCTGCTGTTGGTCAGCTCGGGCGGCACGGTGCGGGACGCCGCGGGCAACGACCTCCTGGCCGACGCCGCCGGCGCCATGCGGGTGGGCTTCGCCCTGGCGGGCTTCCTCGGCGCGCTGGTGGCGGTGGTGCTGAGCATGAACACCATCCCCCGGGAGTTCGAGCGGGGGACCGCCGAGCTGCTGCTGGTGCGCCCTCTGCCCCGCTGGCGGATCGGCGCAGGCTTCCTCGTAGGCAATATTCTCAGCGGGTGGCTCTTTCTCCTGGCGCTGGTGGTCCCGCTCTTCCCGGCCCTGACGGTGCGGGGCGGCGGTGACCAGCTGCCGGACCTCCTGCTGGCCCTGCCCGGGCTGCTGCTGAACGTCGCCCTGACCGCCGCCGTGACGACCGTGCTCTCGGTCTGGCTGCCCGGTCCGGCGGCGGGCTTCCTCGGGCTCCTGGCGTACGTCCTCGGCGCCTTCGGCCCGGAGCTGGCCGCGCTGCTGGCCCTCACCGACGCCTGGTGGGCGCCGCTGGCCCGGACGGCGCTCGCGCTGGTGCCGCCGACGGGGGCGGTGTCCGCCTCGGTGCTGCAGCGCTTCGCCCCCGGCGGCCTGGTGGATCCCCGGCCACTGCTGGGCGGGCTGCTCTACCTGTGGGCGTCGGCCGGCGTGACGGCGGCCTGGTTCGGCTGGCGGGAGGTGTCGCGCCGGGCGGCGCTGCTCTTCCTCGGCGCCGGGCTGGTGCTGACCGCCGCGCTCGCGGCGGCCCCGGACCCCCGGGGCTGGACGGCCGAGGACACGGCGTTGCTCGAGGCCGCGCTCCGCCGGAGCGAGCGGGCGGCGGACCTCTTCCCCGGCTGGGCGCCGCAGGAGACGCCGATCCTGCTCACGAAGGGGCCGGTCAACTACCTGGTCAACTTCCCCGCGCACGCCGCAACTCCGCCCGGCCGGCCGGTGGACGCCGGGACGCTCCGGGTGGTCCGCCTGGACCGGCCGGAGGTGCCGGTGGTGGCCAACGGGGTCGTGCAGGTGAACGGCCGTCCGGTGGCCCTGGTGGCCGGCCGGAGGCAGCTGGAGCGTGCGCTGGGCGGCCTGGAGGCGGGCGCCGCCCTGGCCGGCGCCCTGGAGCCCGGGGCGGGACCGGGAGGCGGTGAAGCCGAGTTGCTGAAGGGGCTGCTGCGCACCGGCGACGGGCAGGCGCTGACCGACGAGGCCTACATCGGGGCCGTGGTGCACGAGGCCTTCCACGTGTACCAGATTCCCGTGCTGGAGCGCTGGACGGCCGGGTGGGGCGAGGCCCATGCCCAGGAGCGGCTCTGGGGCGAGGTCTACCGCGATCCAGAGAACAACCGCCTGCAGAACCGGGAGGCGGCGTACCTGCTGGAAGCCGTCCGGGCCGCGGCTGGCGTCGGGACGGCGGGGTCAGACGAAGGTGTCGAGGCGGCGCGGTCGGGCGCAGGCTCGGGCTCGAGCGTCGGGGCGGTGGGCGCGGGCGCCGGCGCCGGGGCCGTAGGCACAGGCTCGGGCACCGGCGTTGGGGCGGTGGGTGCAAGCTCAGGTGCGGGCGTCGGAGCAGTGGGCGCAGACTCGAGCACCGGCGTCGGGGCGGTGGGTGCAGGCTCAGGCGCGGGCGTCGGAGCGATGAGCGCAGGGTCAAGCGCAGGCCTCGGGGCGGTACACACAGACGCCGGCGCCGGCGTGGCAGCGACTGACGCGTCCGCCGGCGTGGCAGCGACTGACGCGTCCGCCGACGTGGAGGCGGTGCGGGCGGCGGCGGCAGGCTTCCTCGCGGTGCGCGCCGAGCGGGCCGCCTACTGGCGGGCCCGGCTGGGACCGGCCGCGGCCGACCCGCTCTTGGAGGTGGAGCGGCTCTACGAGTGGCTCGAGGGTCTTGCCCGGTACGTACAAGCCCACGTGGAGGAGGCCGGGCTCGAAGCCCTGATGGAGGAGCTCGCATCGCCGGTGGAGAGCGGCCCTGTCCGCAACCGGGTCTACCGGCTCGGGGCGGCCCAGGCGCTGGTGCTGGACCGGCTCAGCCCCGGCTGGCGGCCGGCCGCGATGCAGGGGACGAGCCTCGAAGCGCTGCTGCGAGCTGCCGTGGGGGAGTAG
- a CDS encoding O-acetyl-ADP-ribose deacetylase, with protein sequence MSTWLDRRVEIITADITTLAVDVIVNAANPSLLGGGGVDGAIHRAAGPELLEECRTLGGARPGEVKMTRGYRLPAKAVAHAVGPIWRGGDHGEAETLASCYRRALELTEAHGYRTIAFPSISTGAYGYPIQQAARIAQQTVRDYLESSRAPLHVIFCCFSPGDTRVYEEVARELLQPRT encoded by the coding sequence GTGAGCACGTGGCTCGACAGACGGGTGGAGATCATCACGGCGGACATCACCACGCTTGCGGTCGACGTGATCGTGAATGCCGCCAACCCGAGCCTGCTGGGCGGGGGCGGCGTGGACGGGGCCATCCACCGTGCGGCGGGGCCTGAGCTGCTGGAGGAGTGCCGCACCCTGGGCGGCGCCCGGCCCGGCGAGGTCAAGATGACCCGGGGATACCGGCTGCCCGCGAAGGCCGTGGCCCACGCCGTGGGGCCAATCTGGCGGGGCGGCGACCACGGCGAGGCGGAGACCCTGGCCTCCTGCTACCGGCGGGCATTGGAACTGACCGAGGCCCACGGCTACCGGACCATCGCCTTCCCGTCCATCTCCACCGGCGCGTACGGGTACCCGATCCAGCAGGCGGCCCGCATCGCGCAGCAGACGGTGCGGGACTACCTGGAGTCCAGCCGGGCCCCGCTGCACGTGATCTTCTGCTGCTTCAGCCCGGGCGACACCCGGGTGTATGAAGAGGTGGCGCGGGAGCTGCTGCAGCCGCGTACTTGA
- a CDS encoding ECF transporter S component, with amino-acid sequence MAATTDSLKVTRQVATSGVLSALAVVLAFAVRFPLLPAAPYLTYEPSDVPLLLGAFRLSPLWVTAMSGAVTLVMWLTGDGGVIGAISRFVGSASLALTAAWVYRWLAGRARSKLISVVVGILVYTLAEVALTFVLGPLFFGDLQSALAVILPVVVPFNVLKGTINGAAALLVDSAVGAVARARGGQ; translated from the coding sequence ATGGCGGCAACCACCGACTCACTGAAGGTGACCCGGCAGGTCGCCACCTCCGGCGTCCTGTCTGCGCTGGCGGTGGTCCTGGCCTTCGCGGTGCGGTTCCCGCTCCTCCCGGCGGCCCCGTACCTCACCTACGAACCCAGCGACGTGCCCCTCCTCCTCGGGGCATTCCGGCTCTCCCCCTTGTGGGTGACCGCCATGTCCGGCGCGGTGACCCTGGTGATGTGGCTGACGGGCGACGGCGGCGTGATCGGCGCGATCAGCCGCTTCGTCGGCAGCGCCTCGTTGGCGCTCACGGCCGCGTGGGTCTACCGGTGGCTCGCCGGGCGGGCCCGCAGCAAGCTGATCAGCGTCGTGGTCGGAATCCTCGTCTACACGCTGGCCGAGGTGGCGCTGACCTTCGTCCTCGGGCCGCTGTTCTTCGGCGACCTCCAGTCGGCGCTGGCGGTGATCCTGCCCGTGGTCGTGCCCTTCAACGTACTCAAAGGGACGATCAACGGTGCGGCCGCGCTGCTCGTGGACTCGGCGGTGGGCGCCGTCGCGCGGGCAAGGGGTGGGCAGTAG
- a CDS encoding DUF120 domain-containing protein, producing the protein MSDHVHVDGRVTSGRGFAGPATSLAWFRASVRELWGFEPVAGTLNVIVEGDWRQVDRLLLSAGTLLVPPSLDVCCSLMVPARIGRAGREVPVVLFRPLIHGYNPAQLEFLAPVRLRDALELQDGDLVTATLQDAPPVRKWFAAAAADGIQPE; encoded by the coding sequence ATGAGCGATCACGTCCACGTCGACGGGCGCGTCACGTCGGGCCGGGGCTTCGCCGGACCGGCCACGTCGCTCGCCTGGTTCCGGGCATCGGTGCGCGAGCTGTGGGGCTTCGAGCCGGTGGCCGGCACGCTCAACGTCATCGTCGAGGGCGACTGGCGGCAAGTCGACCGGCTGCTGCTCTCCGCCGGAACGCTGCTGGTTCCCCCCTCGCTGGACGTCTGCTGCTCGCTGATGGTCCCGGCCCGCATCGGTCGGGCCGGACGTGAGGTCCCCGTGGTGTTGTTCCGGCCGCTGATCCACGGTTACAACCCCGCGCAGCTGGAGTTCCTGGCGCCGGTGCGGCTGCGGGACGCGCTGGAGCTGCAGGACGGCGACCTGGTCACCGCCACCCTGCAGGACGCCCCTCCGGTGCGGAAGTGGTTCGCCGCGGCGGCCGCTGACGGGATTCAGCCGGAATGA
- a CDS encoding SDR family NAD(P)-dependent oxidoreductase encodes MKGLEGKVALVTGAASGIGRATALLMASEGAAVALVDRSAGGSEVASAIQEAGGRALFLQADLAVADAEAIVREAVGSLGRIDVFFGNAGINPHLGDITETSMDDWDLITTIDLRAQFALCKAVVPHMAAGGGGGSIILNASISGPIWGADHSVPYGAAKAGVVGLVRSLAAQVGPKGIRVNAILPGFIDTPLNWVTDPAVRERIIGRIPLRRAGQPEDVAKAVLFLASDDAAYVTGASLVVDGGFTL; translated from the coding sequence ATGAAGGGGCTTGAAGGTAAGGTCGCGCTGGTCACCGGAGCCGCATCGGGAATCGGCCGGGCAACGGCCCTGCTCATGGCATCGGAGGGCGCCGCCGTGGCGCTGGTGGACCGGTCCGCCGGCGGGAGCGAGGTCGCCTCTGCCATCCAGGAAGCGGGCGGCAGGGCCCTCTTCCTCCAGGCCGACCTGGCGGTGGCGGATGCAGAGGCGATCGTGCGCGAGGCGGTGGGGAGCCTCGGACGGATCGACGTCTTTTTCGGCAACGCCGGCATCAACCCACACCTGGGGGACATCACGGAGACCAGCATGGACGACTGGGACCTGATCACCACCATCGACCTGCGGGCGCAGTTCGCGCTCTGCAAGGCGGTCGTCCCGCACATGGCGGCCGGGGGAGGCGGCGGCAGCATCATCCTCAACGCCTCGATCTCGGGCCCCATCTGGGGCGCCGATCACTCCGTGCCGTACGGCGCCGCCAAGGCCGGCGTGGTGGGGCTCGTGCGGAGCCTCGCCGCGCAGGTGGGGCCGAAGGGGATCCGGGTCAACGCGATCCTGCCCGGGTTCATCGACACCCCGCTCAACTGGGTGACGGACCCGGCGGTGCGGGAGCGGATCATCGGCCGCATCCCGCTGCGGCGGGCGGGGCAGCCGGAGGACGTGGCGAAGGCGGTACTCTTCCTGGCGTCGGACGACGCGGCGTACGTCACAGGGGCGTCGCTGGTGGTGGATGGGGGGTTTACGCTGTAG
- a CDS encoding methyl-accepting chemotaxis protein, producing the protein MTIRVRTKLVISFLAILILLVGVVVTGQVGMNNIRTSYEDVSRMQRVQLLGSTMQSAMTEMARAASMYLTEQNPTYEEDFAAAADRMAAALASAWEAAKSAEGRAMLQQIDENVKAYRSQAAGFFKGENVDRAGVEALRRDTMNILDEFVEIGNGQADRVREAAARSATRARAITWGVAALAMAVGLGIGTYLGRQISAPVTAIALLASRVAEGDLTVEPLAVRNRDELGAMAAAFNQMLANTRSMLQRVSASTESLLGSSQGLRDGAEASARASGGAAQAIAQVAGGTADQAGATREVNATMEQLKEALQQIAEGATKSAGEAQKASTLLHGMANRLDEVVAEATATAGRASQGVERAAAGADILQRTLKEIERIGDAAVQTAERMAELERHSDQIGAITEAIANIADQTNLLALNAAIEAARAGEHGRGFAVVAEEVRKLAEQSATSTQQITELVRQIQVATAEAVKATEQGTARARSGNELAAEAGEALTEIMGVLQQAADSVSTVARSAAQVKEDSTKVLQAFNDLAAMTEENTAAAEEMAAGASEVTRAVARITEAAQGNAAAAEEVSAAVEELTASSEHVAATAQSLLATAQELQAQVQRFRL; encoded by the coding sequence GTGACAATCAGAGTTCGGACCAAGTTGGTGATAAGCTTCCTGGCGATCCTCATCCTGCTGGTGGGGGTCGTTGTAACGGGCCAGGTCGGGATGAATAACATCAGGACCAGTTACGAAGATGTGAGCCGCATGCAGCGGGTGCAGCTCCTGGGGAGTACGATGCAGTCGGCGATGACCGAGATGGCGCGGGCGGCATCGATGTACCTGACGGAGCAGAACCCGACGTACGAGGAAGACTTCGCCGCGGCGGCAGACCGGATGGCGGCGGCCCTGGCGAGTGCATGGGAGGCGGCGAAGTCGGCCGAGGGTAGGGCGATGCTCCAGCAGATTGACGAGAACGTCAAGGCCTATCGGTCTCAGGCCGCGGGGTTCTTCAAGGGGGAGAATGTGGACCGGGCAGGAGTAGAGGCGCTGCGCCGGGACACGATGAACATCCTGGACGAGTTTGTGGAGATCGGCAACGGGCAGGCCGACCGCGTCAGGGAGGCGGCTGCCCGCTCGGCCACACGGGCCCGGGCGATCACGTGGGGCGTAGCCGCACTGGCGATGGCCGTGGGGCTGGGCATCGGAACCTACCTGGGCCGGCAGATCTCTGCGCCTGTGACCGCCATCGCACTCCTGGCGTCGCGGGTTGCGGAGGGCGACCTCACGGTGGAGCCCCTGGCGGTGCGGAACCGCGACGAACTGGGGGCCATGGCCGCCGCGTTCAACCAGATGCTCGCCAACACGCGCAGCATGCTGCAGCGGGTGAGCGCCAGCACCGAGAGCTTGTTGGGCTCCTCGCAGGGGCTCCGCGACGGTGCGGAGGCTTCCGCCCGGGCCTCCGGCGGCGCTGCACAGGCGATCGCGCAGGTGGCCGGCGGAACGGCGGACCAGGCCGGGGCCACCCGGGAGGTCAACGCGACCATGGAGCAACTGAAGGAGGCGCTCCAGCAGATCGCCGAAGGCGCCACGAAGTCGGCGGGGGAGGCGCAGAAGGCTTCCACGCTGCTGCACGGGATGGCGAACCGCCTCGACGAGGTGGTGGCCGAGGCCACGGCAACGGCCGGCCGGGCCAGTCAGGGCGTGGAGCGAGCGGCAGCCGGAGCCGACATCCTCCAGCGGACCCTCAAGGAGATCGAACGAATCGGCGACGCCGCGGTGCAGACGGCCGAGCGCATGGCCGAGCTGGAGCGGCATTCGGACCAGATCGGCGCGATCACAGAGGCCATTGCGAACATCGCCGACCAGACCAACCTGCTGGCGCTGAACGCCGCCATCGAGGCCGCACGGGCCGGGGAGCACGGGCGCGGCTTTGCGGTGGTGGCCGAGGAGGTGCGCAAGCTGGCGGAGCAATCCGCAACCTCCACCCAGCAGATCACCGAGCTGGTGCGGCAGATTCAGGTGGCTACGGCCGAGGCCGTGAAGGCCACAGAGCAGGGCACCGCCCGTGCCCGGTCCGGAAACGAACTGGCGGCGGAGGCGGGCGAGGCGCTGACGGAGATCATGGGGGTCCTGCAGCAGGCGGCCGATTCGGTATCCACCGTCGCCCGGTCGGCGGCACAGGTCAAGGAGGACTCGACGAAGGTGCTGCAGGCCTTCAATGACCTCGCGGCCATGACGGAGGAGAACACGGCGGCCGCGGAGGAGATGGCTGCCGGGGCCAGCGAGGTCACCCGGGCGGTGGCACGCATCACAGAGGCCGCGCAGGGGAACGCCGCTGCCGCGGAGGAGGTGTCGGCCGCGGTGGAGGAGCTGACGGCCTCGTCCGAACATGTGGCGGCAACGGCGCAGAGCCTCCTGGCGACGGCGCAGGAGCTGCAGGCGCAGGTTCAGCGGTTCCGGCTCTAG
- a CDS encoding non-oxidative hydroxyarylic acid decarboxylases subunit D codes for MICPRCDSKNTDVMVESPVGKVWTVYICNDCNFSWRNTESEEITNPEKYSKQWKLNAEKLANLQVIPPIPPLKK; via the coding sequence ATGATCTGCCCGCGCTGCGATAGCAAGAACACCGACGTCATGGTCGAGTCTCCTGTCGGGAAAGTCTGGACGGTATACATCTGCAACGACTGCAACTTCTCCTGGCGCAACACAGAGAGTGAAGAGATCACCAACCCGGAGAAGTACTCCAAGCAGTGGAAGCTGAACGCGGAGAAGCTTGCTAACCTGCAGGTCATCCCGCCTATCCCGCCGCTGAAGAAGTAA
- a CDS encoding non-oxidative hydroxyarylic acid decarboxylases subunit C, with product MAYKDLREFLRKLEEEGQLVRVKDEVMPEPHIGAAGRAAANLKNGPAVLFEKVAGYRNQVVTNVHGSWANHALMMGMPKDTPVKEQFHELNRRWDLYPVPAKHVSTGPCKEVKITKNINLFEILPLYRINTWDGGFFISKASVVSRDPEFPDDYNKQNVGTYRIQVKGKDRIGIQALAFHDIAIHLRKAEEMNKPLRVAIALGVDPIITFMASTPILYDQSEYDFAGALRGGEPVELVKAETANLDVPAGAEVVLEGEIIPRLRTCEGPFGEFPGSYSGVRAQCEIKIDTITHRENPIFENLYLGMPWSEIDYLMALNTSVPLYKQLKETFPEVQAVNAMYTHGIGAIISTKVRFGGFGKAVAMRLLSTPHGMPYSKVIIVVDEFVDPFNLEQVMWALTTRVKPDKDVSLIQNCPGMPLDPSSFPPGMHTKLIIDATTPVAPEPNPRTVELVKDPDQTAQWEEKIRQLLAGK from the coding sequence TTGGCGTACAAGGATCTGCGTGAGTTTCTCCGGAAGCTCGAAGAAGAAGGCCAGCTCGTACGCGTGAAGGACGAAGTCATGCCCGAGCCGCACATCGGCGCGGCAGGCCGGGCCGCAGCCAACCTGAAGAACGGACCTGCCGTCCTGTTCGAGAAGGTGGCGGGCTACCGCAACCAGGTGGTCACCAACGTTCACGGCTCCTGGGCCAACCACGCCCTGATGATGGGCATGCCCAAGGACACGCCCGTGAAGGAGCAGTTCCACGAACTCAACCGTCGCTGGGATCTCTACCCCGTGCCGGCGAAGCATGTCTCCACCGGACCCTGCAAGGAAGTCAAGATCACCAAGAACATCAACCTTTTCGAGATTCTGCCCCTGTACCGGATCAACACGTGGGACGGCGGCTTCTTCATCTCGAAGGCCAGCGTCGTCTCCCGCGACCCCGAGTTCCCCGATGACTACAACAAGCAGAACGTGGGCACCTACCGCATCCAGGTGAAGGGCAAGGACCGCATCGGCATCCAGGCCCTGGCCTTCCACGACATCGCCATCCACCTGCGCAAGGCGGAGGAGATGAACAAGCCCCTGCGGGTAGCCATCGCCCTCGGCGTCGACCCCATCATCACCTTCATGGCCAGCACGCCCATCCTGTACGACCAGTCGGAATACGACTTCGCCGGTGCCCTGCGCGGCGGCGAGCCCGTGGAACTGGTGAAGGCCGAGACCGCCAACCTCGACGTGCCGGCCGGCGCTGAGGTGGTCCTGGAAGGCGAGATCATCCCGCGCCTCCGCACCTGTGAGGGCCCCTTCGGCGAGTTCCCCGGCAGCTACTCCGGCGTCCGGGCCCAGTGCGAGATCAAGATCGACACCATCACCCACCGCGAGAATCCGATCTTCGAGAACCTCTACCTGGGCATGCCCTGGTCAGAGATCGACTACCTGATGGCTCTGAACACCTCGGTGCCGCTCTACAAGCAGCTCAAGGAGACGTTCCCCGAGGTCCAGGCGGTCAACGCCATGTACACCCACGGGATCGGCGCCATCATCAGCACCAAGGTCCGCTTCGGCGGCTTCGGCAAGGCGGTCGCCATGCGGCTGCTCTCCACGCCGCACGGCATGCCGTACTCCAAGGTGATCATCGTGGTGGATGAGTTCGTCGACCCGTTCAACCTGGAGCAGGTCATGTGGGCCCTTACCACCCGCGTGAAGCCCGACAAGGATGTCTCGCTCATCCAGAACTGCCCGGGCATGCCGCTGGATCCGTCCTCGTTCCCGCCCGGCATGCACACCAAGCTGATCATCGACGCGACCACTCCCGTGGCGCCCGAGCCCAACCCGCGCACCGTTGAGCTGGTGAAGGATCCGGATCAGACGGCACAGTGGGAGGAGAAGATCCGCCAGCTCCTGGCCGGCAAGTAA